TCGGTGGGCAATGAAATGGGGAATATCGCCAGCAATATTAGTTTCTGCAATCATTTTTGGTTTGGGGCATATTGTTCCTTTCGGTGCAGCAGTTTTTGGAATTTTGATGACACTGCTTTATTTCAAAACTCGCTCGTTAATTGTACCTGCGATCGCTCATGCCATAAATAATGCTGCCACAATTGTTCTAGAACTTTTCTTTCCCAGTGAACAAATAACTATAAATTATAATTTTTCTGAATATCTACACTGGGGACTTGTGTTGACAATAGTTACAGTTCCTTTTATGATTCGCTTTGTTTATAAAAATTGGTACAAACAGCAATTAGCTTTACCTTACTTTGCAAATGTATCTCATCGTAGTAATAGAGTATGTTAAGTAACACACCCTACTACTATCTTCAATCAAGACTTTCAATCAAATCTTCAGGTGTTACTCTAGCTTGCTTAAGAATCCCGCTCAAGGTTCCTATCTTCAATTCTCTATGTACTGGAACGACGCAGCCAATTTCGCCTTCTGTTGTTACTTTCTTCATGATGACATGGCTACCTGTTTGTCACACTTGCACAAATCCTAAACGTTCCAAAGCACGAATTGCTTCCCGACTAGAAATCCTTGGTATCTTAGGCATAGCTAACTTCTATATTAGTAATATATCTAGGAGTTACTTCAGGTAAAGAAAACTCTGCTAAATAAAGTTTTGTTGCTTCGCGCAAGTTAGCAACCGCCTGTTCTATAGTTTCTCCTTGATCTACTGTACCGACTTCTGGACATTCAGCAACATACATATCATCTTCTCGATAAACGATCGCAGTAAAATTTCGAGTTTTCATGACACGACTTTATTCAACCTCATTAATAATACCAATTGTAAGGTGAGCATTGCCCACCCTACAGTTGAGGGTTCAAAACCGATAAAAAATTTGTTTTATCTGCTGCTGTCTGCTTTGACTCAGAAAAGCGATCGCAAACTTGGTTAATAAGTAAGGTATTGCCAACATATTGCTAAAAATCACTCGCCAACGACACCAAGATAAAATTGCTCTTGAGATAGGATACACACCCCAAAATTGGTTGACAGAACACACCATTTCATCACCTAATGCCGTAACTTCATGCCACCAACCCATAGGAATATACAGCATTTCTCCTGGCTCTAAGATTAGTTCTTGCTTGTGTTCTAATGCTTTTTTGAATTTGGGAAATGCTAC
This window of the Chroococcidiopsis thermalis PCC 7203 genome carries:
- a CDS encoding CPBP family intramembrane glutamic endopeptidase; this translates as MMLLPSIWILHRCHQLSIHPKYLIGKLPSRDRWLSLCGIAIAICLFTWGIDLLFFYSLSLISPSLTVSLVNWLQDPPASTSALPVLAYLLNVISLVVVAPVTEEFIFRGILIHRWAMKWGISPAILVSAIIFGLGHIVPFGAAVFGILMTLLYFKTRSLIVPAIAHAINNAATIVLELFFPSEQITINYNFSEYLHWGLVLTIVTVPFMIRFVYKNWYKQQLALPYFANVSHRSNRVC
- a CDS encoding type II toxin-antitoxin system HicB family antitoxin: MKTRNFTAIVYREDDMYVAECPEVGTVDQGETIEQAVANLREATKLYLAEFSLPEVTPRYITNIEVSYA